Proteins from one Longimicrobium sp. genomic window:
- a CDS encoding RNA polymerase sigma factor, with translation MEAASDAELVQRVLGGHTPTYEVLVRRYQESLFRHALGMVGDADAAADLVQDSLVKAYTRLGTCDPDRFAAWLFRILRNRCKDWLKSRRRRDVPLVDDAHAAPASDDPLRTLESTELGQVVSAALARLPEAQREAFLLKHVEGRSYEEMADMLDTGISALKMRVMRAREALQEMLRDKI, from the coding sequence GTGGAGGCGGCGAGCGACGCGGAGCTGGTTCAGCGGGTGTTGGGCGGCCACACGCCCACCTACGAGGTCCTGGTGCGGCGGTACCAGGAATCGCTGTTCCGTCACGCCTTAGGGATGGTGGGCGACGCCGACGCCGCGGCCGACCTGGTGCAGGACTCACTGGTCAAGGCCTACACGCGGCTGGGCACCTGCGACCCCGACCGGTTCGCGGCGTGGCTCTTCCGCATCCTGCGCAACCGCTGCAAGGACTGGCTGAAGAGCCGCCGCCGCCGCGACGTGCCCCTGGTGGACGACGCCCACGCCGCCCCCGCCTCCGACGACCCCCTCCGCACGCTGGAAAGCACCGAGCTGGGCCAGGTGGTCTCGGCCGCGCTCGCCCGGCTTCCCGAAGCCCAGCGCGAGGCCTTCCTCCTGAAGCATGTGGAAGGCCGCTCATACGAGGAGATGGCCGACATGCTCGACACCGGCATCAGCGCACTGAAGATGCGGGTGATGCGAGCCCGCGAGGCGTTGCAGGAGATGCTAAGAGATAAGATCTGA
- the rpsO gene encoding 30S ribosomal protein S15: MALTAENRDEIVKKYQLHENDRGSTKVQIALLTARINDLTGHFRAHKKDHHSRQGLLKMVGQRRSLLDYLRRNDLDAYRALIADLGLRH; the protein is encoded by the coding sequence ATGGCACTCACGGCTGAAAACCGCGACGAAATCGTCAAGAAGTACCAGCTGCACGAGAACGACCGTGGCAGCACCAAGGTTCAGATCGCGCTGCTCACCGCGCGCATCAACGACCTGACCGGGCACTTTCGCGCCCACAAGAAGGACCATCACAGCCGCCAGGGGCTGCTGAAGATGGTGGGCCAGCGCCGCAGCCTGCTCGACTACCTGCGCCGCAACGACCTGGACGCCTACCGCGCGCTGATCGCGGACCTGGGGCTGCGCCACTGA
- the icd gene encoding NADP-dependent isocitrate dehydrogenase → MASDWKPTVPQDGERITIRDGKLQVPSTPVLPFIEGDGTGPDIWAASQPVFDAAVEKAYGGERRIVWMEVLAGEKSFNQTGDWLPAATLDAFREYLVGIKGPLTTPVGGGIRSLNVALRQELDLYACVRPVRWFEGVPSPVKAPGDVDMVIFRENTEDIYAGIEFEEGTEDAAKFRALLAENFGPRFKKVRFPDTSGFGIKPVSREGTERLVRSALDYAFANGRSSLTLVHKGNIMKFTEGAFRDWGYELAKREYGAVDYEGGPWQVIRRDGRELIVKDVIADAFLQQILTRPRDYDVIATLNLNGDYVSDALAAQVGGIGIAPGANINYLTGHAIFEATHGTAPKYAGKDMVNPGSVILSGEMMLRFLGWGEAADLIIKGLEKSITQKTVTYDFERMMEGATKVSCSEFGRKIIENM, encoded by the coding sequence ATGGCGAGCGACTGGAAGCCCACCGTCCCGCAGGACGGCGAGCGCATCACCATCCGGGACGGCAAGCTGCAGGTTCCCAGCACCCCCGTCCTTCCCTTCATCGAGGGCGACGGCACCGGCCCCGACATCTGGGCCGCCTCGCAGCCGGTGTTCGACGCCGCGGTCGAAAAGGCCTACGGCGGCGAGCGCCGCATCGTGTGGATGGAGGTGCTGGCGGGTGAAAAGTCGTTCAACCAGACGGGCGACTGGCTGCCCGCGGCCACGCTGGACGCCTTCCGCGAGTACCTGGTGGGGATCAAGGGCCCCCTGACCACGCCGGTGGGCGGCGGCATCCGCTCGCTCAACGTGGCGCTGCGCCAGGAATTGGACCTGTACGCCTGCGTGCGCCCCGTGCGCTGGTTCGAGGGCGTGCCCTCGCCGGTGAAGGCGCCGGGCGACGTGGACATGGTGATCTTCCGCGAGAACACCGAAGACATCTACGCCGGCATCGAGTTCGAGGAAGGCACCGAAGACGCGGCGAAGTTCCGCGCGCTGCTGGCCGAGAACTTCGGCCCGCGCTTCAAGAAGGTGCGCTTTCCCGATACGTCGGGCTTCGGCATCAAGCCCGTGTCGCGCGAAGGGACGGAGCGCCTCGTCCGCTCGGCGCTGGACTACGCGTTCGCCAACGGCCGCTCGTCGCTGACGCTGGTGCACAAGGGCAACATCATGAAGTTCACGGAGGGCGCCTTCCGCGACTGGGGCTACGAGCTGGCCAAGCGCGAGTACGGCGCCGTGGACTATGAGGGCGGGCCCTGGCAGGTGATCCGCCGCGACGGCCGCGAGCTGATCGTGAAGGACGTCATCGCCGACGCATTCCTGCAGCAGATCCTCACCCGGCCGCGCGACTACGACGTGATCGCCACGCTCAACCTGAACGGCGACTACGTGTCGGACGCGCTGGCGGCCCAGGTGGGCGGCATCGGCATCGCGCCGGGCGCCAACATCAACTACCTGACCGGCCACGCCATCTTCGAGGCCACGCACGGCACGGCGCCCAAGTACGCGGGCAAGGACATGGTGAACCCGGGCTCCGTCATCCTGTCGGGCGAGATGATGCTCCGCTTCCTGGGCTGGGGCGAGGCGGCGGACCTGATCATCAAGGGGCTGGAGAAGTCCATCACCCAGAAGACGGTGACGTACGACTTCGAGCGGATGATGGAGGGCGCAACCAAGGTCTCCTGCTCCGAGTTCGGCCGGAAGATCATCGAGAACATGTAA
- a CDS encoding polyribonucleotide nucleotidyltransferase → MAKLERQFAGRPLIIETGKMARQADGSCTVQFGETMVLCTAVAQDKPTHLSFFPLTIEYRERTYAAGKIPGGFIKREGRPSDKEILSARLIDRPLRPLFPDGFANETQVFIYVVSADQENDADVVALTGASLALNMSRIPFAEPVAAVRIGRIQGQWVLNPTFAQLEYSDLDVIVAGSEDAIQMVEGGALEVPEEEIAEGLVVAHAAIKELIGIQKEVLAAMEVPAKMEWTPRAVDAAIRERVESAAGDRVAEALKVPGKHERADALKAIRTEISAALAEEFPDSDKDVGDVLKDLEKRGTREMILSTGTRSDGRGLDEVRPISVDVGVLPRAHGSALFTRGQTQALGVATLGTQGDEQAYDTVDFATQQKKSFMLHYNFPPFSTGEVKPMRGTSRREVGHGALAERALEAMLPPFDEFPYTIRVVSDVLESNGSSSMASVCAASLSLMDAGVPMRAAVAGVAMGLIAEGDRVAVLTDILGSEDALGDMDFKVAGTRDGVTSIQMDIKIEGLTIELMREALQKANRARMHILDEMEKVLNVPRTELSQYAPRIITIKIDPAKIGEIIGPKGKTIRGIQEATGATINIDDDGTITIASVSGEGGERARRIIAGMTEEAEVGRIYEGQVKSTTTFGAFVEIMPGTEGLLHISELQAGRVEKTEDVVKKGDMVQVKLLSIDEKGRLRLSRKAALAELATGDGASGAAATGAPAAGGAA, encoded by the coding sequence ATGGCAAAGCTGGAAAGACAGTTCGCGGGCCGTCCCCTGATCATCGAGACGGGCAAGATGGCCCGGCAGGCAGACGGCTCGTGCACGGTGCAGTTCGGCGAGACGATGGTGCTGTGCACGGCGGTGGCCCAGGACAAGCCCACCCACCTTTCGTTCTTCCCGCTCACCATCGAGTACCGCGAGCGCACCTACGCGGCCGGCAAGATCCCGGGCGGCTTCATCAAGCGCGAGGGGCGCCCCTCCGACAAGGAAATCTTGTCGGCGCGCCTGATCGACCGCCCCCTGCGCCCGCTGTTCCCCGACGGGTTCGCCAACGAGACGCAGGTCTTCATCTACGTGGTCTCGGCCGACCAGGAGAACGACGCGGACGTGGTTGCGCTCACCGGCGCCTCGCTGGCGCTGAACATGAGCCGCATTCCGTTCGCCGAGCCGGTGGCCGCGGTGCGCATCGGCCGCATCCAGGGCCAGTGGGTGCTGAACCCCACCTTCGCCCAGCTGGAGTACTCGGACCTCGACGTGATCGTCGCGGGGAGCGAGGACGCCATCCAGATGGTCGAGGGTGGCGCGCTGGAAGTGCCGGAAGAGGAGATCGCCGAGGGGCTGGTGGTGGCGCACGCCGCCATCAAGGAGCTGATCGGCATCCAGAAGGAAGTGCTGGCGGCCATGGAAGTGCCCGCCAAGATGGAATGGACGCCCCGCGCTGTGGACGCGGCCATCCGCGAGCGCGTGGAGAGCGCCGCCGGCGACCGTGTGGCCGAGGCGCTGAAGGTGCCCGGCAAGCACGAGCGCGCCGACGCCCTCAAGGCCATCCGCACCGAGATTTCGGCCGCGCTGGCCGAGGAGTTCCCGGACAGCGACAAGGACGTGGGCGACGTGCTCAAGGACCTCGAGAAGCGCGGGACGCGCGAGATGATCCTGAGCACCGGCACCCGCTCCGACGGCCGAGGCCTGGACGAGGTGCGTCCGATCAGCGTGGACGTGGGCGTGCTGCCGCGCGCGCACGGCTCGGCGCTGTTCACCCGCGGGCAGACGCAGGCGCTGGGCGTGGCCACGCTGGGCACGCAGGGCGACGAGCAGGCGTACGACACGGTGGACTTCGCCACGCAGCAGAAGAAGTCGTTCATGCTGCACTACAACTTCCCCCCGTTCAGCACGGGCGAGGTGAAGCCCATGCGCGGCACCAGCCGCCGCGAGGTCGGGCACGGCGCCCTGGCCGAGCGGGCGCTGGAGGCCATGCTGCCGCCGTTCGACGAGTTCCCGTACACCATCCGCGTCGTGAGCGACGTGCTGGAAAGCAACGGCTCGTCGTCGATGGCCAGCGTGTGCGCGGCGTCGCTGTCGCTGATGGATGCCGGCGTGCCCATGCGTGCGGCCGTGGCCGGCGTGGCCATGGGGCTGATTGCCGAGGGCGACCGGGTGGCGGTGCTCACCGACATCCTGGGCTCCGAGGACGCCCTGGGCGACATGGACTTCAAGGTGGCGGGCACCCGTGACGGCGTGACCTCCATCCAGATGGACATCAAGATCGAGGGGTTGACCATCGAGCTGATGCGCGAGGCGCTGCAGAAGGCCAACCGCGCGCGGATGCACATCCTCGACGAGATGGAGAAGGTGCTGAACGTGCCGCGCACCGAGCTGTCGCAGTACGCGCCGCGCATCATCACCATCAAGATCGACCCGGCCAAGATCGGCGAGATCATCGGGCCCAAGGGCAAGACGATCCGCGGCATCCAGGAGGCCACCGGCGCCACCATCAACATCGACGACGACGGCACCATCACCATCGCGTCGGTGAGCGGCGAGGGCGGCGAGCGCGCCCGCAGGATCATCGCCGGGATGACGGAAGAGGCCGAGGTGGGCCGCATCTACGAGGGCCAGGTGAAGAGCACCACCACCTTCGGCGCCTTCGTCGAGATCATGCCGGGTACCGAGGGGCTGCTCCACATCTCCGAGCTGCAGGCCGGCCGGGTGGAGAAGACCGAGGACGTGGTGAAGAAGGGCGACATGGTGCAGGTGAAGCTCCTCTCCATCGACGAGAAGGGCCGCCTTCGCCTGTCGCGCAAGGCCGCGCTGGCCGAGCTGGCCACTGGCGACGGCGCCAGCGGCGCCGCCGCCACCGGCGCCCCGGCAGCGGGCGGAGCCGCGTAA
- a CDS encoding leucyl aminopeptidase, giving the protein MKITALRADPAGHAAPLLALPVLEGGDQDAAFTALDQALGGQLAALRTRGDLRGTIGEAVLFFPAAGAVPAERVLLVGMGKPADLTAERLRRAAGSAAKQAAKSRAASLAFALPASVIADRVAARAVAEGLVLGAYEFREMKSTDDTKPAPVSLDEAAILLPEGADADEAAEGARVGEIVARAENLARTLGNLPGNVATPAYLAQTAERIAGERGLRVTILGPEEMRAEGMGALLAVAQGSEQEPRLIVLEHRGGAEGDKPLVIVGKGLTFDAGGISIKPAQGMEDMKFDMCGGAATLAAMQAIAELNVRVNVVGVVPSSENLLGGAAMKPGDILHAHGGKTIEVVNTDAEGRLILADAISYAKRFDPAAMLDAATLTGACVVALGHAATGVMGNDQALVDEVLAAGEATGERCWQLPMFDEYREQIKSDYADIKNSGGRAAGTITAGWFLREFVGDWPWVHLDVAGTAYGDGKVSYLTKGGTGVPTRIFVEWVMGRAAASEQPSA; this is encoded by the coding sequence ATGAAGATCACCGCGCTGCGCGCCGACCCCGCCGGCCATGCCGCCCCGCTGCTCGCCCTTCCCGTGCTGGAGGGCGGCGACCAGGACGCCGCGTTCACCGCGCTCGACCAGGCGCTGGGCGGGCAGCTCGCCGCCCTGCGTACCCGCGGCGACCTCCGCGGCACCATCGGCGAGGCGGTGCTCTTCTTTCCCGCCGCGGGCGCGGTCCCGGCCGAGCGGGTGCTGCTGGTGGGCATGGGCAAGCCGGCGGACCTGACCGCGGAGCGCCTGCGCCGGGCCGCCGGCTCCGCCGCCAAGCAGGCCGCCAAGTCTCGCGCTGCGTCGCTGGCCTTCGCCCTTCCCGCGTCGGTGATCGCGGACCGGGTGGCGGCGCGCGCCGTGGCCGAGGGGCTGGTGCTGGGCGCCTACGAGTTCCGGGAGATGAAGTCCACGGACGACACGAAGCCCGCTCCCGTCTCGCTCGACGAGGCCGCGATCCTGCTCCCCGAGGGCGCGGACGCGGATGAGGCCGCGGAGGGGGCGCGTGTGGGCGAGATCGTCGCCCGGGCGGAGAACCTGGCGCGCACGCTGGGCAACCTGCCCGGCAACGTGGCGACCCCTGCCTACCTCGCGCAGACGGCGGAGCGCATCGCCGGCGAGCGGGGGCTGCGGGTGACCATCCTGGGCCCCGAGGAGATGCGCGCCGAGGGGATGGGCGCGCTGCTGGCCGTGGCACAGGGAAGCGAGCAGGAGCCGCGGCTGATCGTCCTGGAGCACCGGGGCGGGGCGGAGGGCGACAAGCCCCTGGTGATCGTGGGCAAGGGGCTGACGTTCGACGCGGGCGGAATCTCCATCAAGCCCGCGCAGGGGATGGAGGACATGAAGTTCGACATGTGCGGCGGCGCGGCGACCCTCGCGGCCATGCAGGCCATCGCCGAGCTGAACGTCCGCGTGAACGTGGTCGGCGTCGTCCCCTCGTCCGAGAACCTGCTGGGCGGCGCGGCCATGAAGCCGGGCGACATCCTTCACGCGCACGGCGGCAAGACCATCGAGGTGGTGAACACCGACGCCGAGGGGCGGCTGATCCTGGCCGACGCCATCTCCTACGCCAAGCGCTTCGACCCGGCCGCCATGCTGGACGCGGCCACGCTCACCGGCGCCTGCGTGGTGGCGCTGGGCCACGCGGCCACGGGGGTGATGGGCAACGACCAGGCGCTGGTCGACGAAGTGCTGGCCGCGGGCGAGGCCACCGGCGAGCGCTGCTGGCAGCTGCCGATGTTCGACGAGTACCGCGAGCAGATCAAGAGCGACTACGCCGACATCAAGAACTCGGGCGGACGCGCGGCGGGGACCATCACCGCCGGCTGGTTCCTGCGCGAGTTCGTGGGCGACTGGCCGTGGGTGCACCTGGACGTGGCGGGTACGGCGTATGGGGACGGCAAGGTTTCGTATCTCACGAAGGGCGGCACGGGCGTTCCCACGCGCATCTTCGTGGAATGGGTGATGGGCCGCGCCGCGGCTTCGGAGCAGCCGTCCGCGTGA
- a CDS encoding citrate/2-methylcitrate synthase, giving the protein MAAKGLEGVVVAQSRLSDINGEVGELIYAGYDIDDLARNSTFEEVCYLLWNGELPNQQQLEEFRAQMEPQYVLRPEVLEMIRNYPKDADPMAAVRTAVSALGMFDADADDISPESVRRKAMFLTAQTPSIVAAFDRVRNGKEPLQPKPGLSFAGNFLYMLNGEEANDTRCRTMDVALVLHAEHGMNASTFAARVTAGTLSDVYSAVTSAIGTLKGPSHGGANVEVMNMLREIDESGQDPQEWVQNALSSGKKVMGFGHRVYKATDPRATVLRELADKIMAEAGETRWLDLSDRIRAVMAEEMERKGKKIYPNVDFFSASVYTTLGIGMDLFTAVFAIARMPGWTAHLMEQYVDNRLIRPGSDYIGPRDLKVRPISER; this is encoded by the coding sequence ATGGCTGCCAAGGGTCTCGAGGGGGTCGTCGTCGCACAGTCTCGGCTGAGCGACATCAACGGCGAAGTGGGAGAGCTGATCTACGCGGGGTACGACATCGACGACCTCGCCCGCAATTCCACCTTCGAGGAGGTGTGCTACCTCCTGTGGAACGGCGAGCTCCCCAACCAGCAGCAGCTGGAGGAGTTCCGCGCCCAGATGGAGCCGCAGTACGTGCTGCGCCCCGAGGTGCTGGAGATGATCCGCAACTATCCCAAGGACGCCGACCCCATGGCCGCCGTGCGCACGGCCGTGTCGGCGCTGGGGATGTTCGATGCCGACGCCGACGACATCTCGCCCGAGTCGGTGCGCCGCAAGGCGATGTTCCTCACCGCGCAGACGCCCTCCATCGTGGCCGCGTTCGACCGCGTCCGCAACGGCAAGGAGCCGCTGCAGCCCAAGCCGGGGCTGAGCTTCGCGGGCAACTTCCTGTACATGCTGAACGGCGAAGAGGCCAACGACACCCGCTGCCGCACCATGGACGTGGCGCTGGTGCTGCACGCCGAGCACGGCATGAACGCCAGCACCTTCGCCGCGCGCGTCACGGCGGGCACGCTGTCGGACGTGTACAGCGCCGTCACCTCGGCCATCGGCACCCTGAAGGGGCCCAGCCACGGCGGCGCCAACGTCGAGGTGATGAACATGCTGCGCGAGATCGACGAGAGCGGCCAGGACCCCCAGGAGTGGGTGCAGAACGCCCTGTCGAGCGGCAAGAAGGTCATGGGCTTCGGCCACCGCGTGTACAAGGCCACCGACCCGCGCGCCACCGTGCTGCGCGAGCTGGCCGACAAGATCATGGCCGAGGCGGGCGAAACCCGGTGGCTGGACCTTTCCGACCGCATCCGCGCCGTCATGGCCGAGGAGATGGAGCGGAAGGGCAAGAAGATCTACCCCAACGTCGACTTCTTCTCGGCGTCGGTGTACACCACGCTGGGCATCGGGATGGACCTGTTCACGGCCGTGTTCGCCATCGCCCGCATGCCTGGGTGGACGGCGCACCTGATGGAGCAGTACGTCGACAACCGGCTGATCCGGCCGGGGAGCGACTACATCGGCCCGCGCGACCTGAAGGTGCGCCCGATTTCGGAGCGCTGA